The segment GGATGACTCCCCAGACATTGACCTTGAGCAAATCAGCAACAAACTTTCCGCAATGAGTACTATTGATATATTCCGTTATGCACTCGATTCGCAGAATCAGGGAAAATATGCAGTAGCGATGGCAGCATACAATATAGTACTGGAAAGAGATGAAAATTATCCTGACATCTATTATCATCAGGGCGTTCTGTACCGGGATATGGGCATGCGGGACGAGGCTTTTTCTGCATTTCAGAAAGCCGTTCTCCGGAACCCAAATTCAGCAGTGGCATATTATAATCTCGGCTATGCCTATCGCTGTAAAGGATTACATAGCGAAGCTGTTGCTGAATACAAAAAGGCTTTGGCGCTTGTTCCCGAAAATAATGCAAGACAAAGGGCATCTATTCACTATCATATGGGTTTTTCCTATTTTGCCAGCGGATTGGTTGATGATGCCATTCGTGAATTTAGCCAGGCACTCGCCTATAAACCAAAAGACAAGGCCATCCATCAGAAACTCGGTATTGCTTATACAGCAAAGGGTTGGTCTGATAAGGCCAAAATTGAATTTTCCTATTCTGATAAGAAGTAATGAACATACCTTTAAAAGACAATTCAAGCATTGCAGTAATCGGCGGCGGACCTTCCGGCAGTTTCTTCTCCCATTTTGCCCTCAAGCTTGCAAAGAAATATAACCGGAAAATTACGTTAACCATCTTTGATGGAAGAAATTTCATACAGAAGGGACCCGTTGGATGCAATATGTGTGCAGGGGTACTGTCTGAAATTTTGATAGAAAAGATGGCATCTGAAGGAATCATACTACCCAAAACACACGTTCAGCAGGAAATTGATGGCTATTATTTTCAGACCCGTGAGCGGGGTATTCCCCTCTATCATCCGGTATGCGGGCATAAACCAAACATTGTAACGATTTTCAGGGGAAACGGTCCCCGGTTTTCAGAAGATACAACCAATATAAGCTTTGATGATTTTTTGCTAAGACACGTTACTGGTCAGGGGGCAAGGATCATCTCTGCGGTTGTTGAAGAAATAGAACTGCCGGAAAACCCACGGGATCTGGTAAATATCGTCTACCGTGAAGCCGGAATACGAAAAAGCATGTCCGTTCACCTCGCAGTAGGGGCATTTGGCCTTAACACGTCTCTTATCAAGAGGATTGTCGGGAAAGAATTCGGGTACCGGGAACCACAATCCGTGCGAACGTGCAACGCAGAACTTTACCTGGGCCGCTCTTTTATACAGGAAAATTTCCAAAAGACCATTTATGTATTTGCTCTGGGAATAAAACCCATTAAGTTCGCAGCTCTCATACCAAAAGGCGATTATGTTACTATTTCACTTGTTGGAAAAGAAGACATAACAAAGACCCACCTTACAAACTTTCTGAAACATCCCAGGGTATCGGAACTTTTGCCGGAAGGATGGTCACTGCCCAGGAAACTTTGCATCTGTTTTCCCAAAATACCGGTCTCCCATGCTATGCATCCCTATGCCAACCGGTTTGTTATCGTGGGCGATGCCAGCATATCGCGTACTTATAAAAATGGTATCGGATCTGCTTTTGATACAGCAGCATTAGCATCACAGACGGTCTTCAAATACGGTATTTCAGAAAAGGATTTTAAGAAAGGATATTATAAACCTGCACTGAGACTCCTGGCGCAGGATAACTTTTTTGGCAATCTTATGTTCAGTATTCATGATTATACAACATCCAGCAGGCAGCTTGTAAATGCGCAAATCGATCACCTTGTCAAGCACAGAAGTACATGGGAATCCATACAGATCAACAGTATCCTGTGGAACATGGTTACGGGTAATACCAGCTACAGGGAGATTTTTTTTAAGGTCATTGACCTGCGACTGCACATACTCATGTTTCCCTGCATCTATACTGCCCTGGTCAAGCACCTGTATGAATTCGTGAGAAATCGCATGCATCTGAAACATGATAAAAAATCAAACATTTTGAAAGAGCCGGAACAAGGCCCTTTAAAGAACGGACAAAGGATTGTCATTATTGGTGGAGGGCCTGCCGGTACCAGTTGTGCAATTGCCCTGAAAAATCTTGCAAAAAAGCGGAATATCGACATAGGTGTTCTCTTGTTTGAAATGAAGGATTTCGAGGGCGGCATTGAACACAACGAGTGCGCCGGCGTCCTCTCACAACCGATTGAACGCATCATGGAAGAAAAACTGGAAGTGCCTTTCCCCTGGCATCTCGTCAAGAGGGAAATTAGCGGTTATTATCTCCACAACGGTAAAGAGGTTATCAAACTTGATGGAGAGGGGGAAATATCCTATGCAGTCCGCAGAATTCAATTTGATGCCTATCTTTTACAAAAGGCGAAGGAAGCCGGAGTGACAGTTATCCGAAGCAAGGTTACCGATGTGGAAATTGAGAGTCGCAAGGTTACGGTATACAGCGAGACGAAACAGGTACAGGCCGATGTTGTTGTCGGCGCGTTTGGCATTGAAGAAGGTACTAACCGGATACTTGAGAGTGAAACACCCTATCAATCACCACAGTTTCTCTTAACTATCCTGACAAAATTTCATCCAAAGGGAAAATACCACGACCTGACGGATACGGATGGTTACATACACGCCTTCCTACCTTCAATGAAAGGGATAGAGTTCGGCGCAATTACTCCGAAGGCAGATCACTATACCATTAACATCGCCGGAGAAAAGATATCCACGAGATCTATGGATGATTTTCTGCAATTACCCGAGGTCCAGGAAGTGCTTCCCGAAAACTTCAGGAAATCCCTGGCAATGCTTGATTATCACCGGGGTTGTTTTCCGGTAAAACCAGCCCAAAACCTCTTTGGAGACAGGTATGTTACTATTGGCGACGCTGCAGGACTCATCCGTCCGTTTAAAGGGAAAGGGGTGAATGCTGCATGTTTAATGGGTATCACAGCGGCTGAAACCATGCTATCAGCCGGCATATCAAAAAAAGCATTTCAAACTTATTTGGACAACTTCAGGGATGTCATCAGGGATATCCCCTATGCAAAAACCGTAAGGAGGTTTGTTGTCTATGGCGCGCGCTATGGCTTTCTGACACCTGTCATTCAGGCAGCAAAGGATCATCCTGTGTGCAGAAAGGCCCTGTTTGACAGTATATCTGGGAAAAAAATGTATCGCGAGATAGTATTGCATACCATAAGCACAACCCTTTCCATAAAAATACTCGTGATCCTTATTCGCTGGCTGGCAGTACGGTTGTATCGTCGTATGTGGGGAAGATTCTTTACCCATTAAGGTCATTATTCCAGATTAGAATGCCTTTTATGCATATCTTGTTCAGAACTGTTTAATATCTTTAAAAGAGAGAAAATAATCCCATCCAGATACACAAGGCACGCCTGCTCAAAAAGCGTACTCCGGAACTGGATAGAACCGTTATTTTTATAATTCGTGCTTACCTCCTGTACGGGCAGTTCAACCACAATATCCGCAGCCTTTGCGAGCGGGGAAGATTTCTGGGAGGTTACGGCTACGATCGTGGAACAGGACCTTTTGGCGAGTCCCGCAATATAACAGGTAATATGGGTATTGCCGGAACTGCTGCAGGCAACCAGCAGATCCCCTTTCTCTATGTTTGGCGTCGTGGCATCCCCGACACAGTAAGCATGCAACCCGAGATGGGTGAGCCTCATGGCGAACGTACGGGAAACCAGACCGGACCTTCCCTGTCCTGTAACAAATATGTTTTTTGCCGTAAGAATTGATGAAACAAACTGCCCGTAAGCATTTTCATCGATCTTTTCAAGCACAGAGTGAATTTCATCCAGGATAATCCGGGTCGTTACCTTTATACCTATTTTGCTATCAACAACCTTCAAAATCATATTCCTTGTTAAAAATGAAACAATTTAACAAAACCGGACAAACACCATTACAAACAGATGGACTTAAAAAAATTTTATCACGTGGCCTGCCACATTTCAAGCAATCATCCGGAAAACAACCCTGCCGGTAGATTTTATTTTTTATTGCCCTCTTTCATGGTATGTGTTAAAATTATTTTTTTAAATATTTTTCATAAATACTGTGTAAATATTTTTATTGCTTATTGTTACATTACTAATGAAGGAGTGTTTATATGGGAGCTTTTTTGGGAAAAATCATCAGTCTCTATGAAATTGCACTGCTTATCAGAATCATACTCTCATGGGTTCCCCACAACCCATATAATCAGGCCGTACAAATTCTTTATAAGATTACGGAACCCGTATTAAGTCCTGTACGAAAATTTATTCCTCCTTTCAGGGGCATAGATTTTTCTCCTATCTTGGTATTTGTTGCTTTAGGCATTGTCAAACGCATGATTATTCACATGTAGCACCGCTGGCAAGTCTTTCCCTTACCGTTTTCCCGGTTCGTTTTTCATAGGTATTGGTTTTAATAGTGCTGAGATCATATCCGATGGTATTTTTCCCAAACCCCTGTCAAAATACATGATTCATACTGCCTGCAAAAAAATTATTATCCTGGATGTAGACGGCGTAATCTTCCGGGGACAATTTCTTTTACACCTGGCACGTTCTTTGGGTTTCCTTATTTATATCAGGACAGCGCTTCTCTGTCTACTTTTTAATATGAATAAAAACACGATCCATCAATTGCTTACCAAGGCATATGAGCGCTTTAAAGGCACCGAATTTAATCATGTTCAGAACGTTTACAAAAATGTTCCTCTCATAAAAAATGCCAGGAAAACTATTGGAATACTGCAGGAACACGGCTATTCCGTTATTCTTATGAGCAGCGGCGTACCTGATATATTTGTAAAAGACCTCGCCGCAAGGGTATCGGCAGGCAACGGGTACGGTATAGAAATTGATGTCCGGGACGGGCGGCTAACGGGAAGGGTATCCGGATGCCTTGCAAAACCCAACGGAAAAAAACAGCTCGTTGAAAAAATACTTCGTGAAAATAATCTTACCTGGCAAAACGCTATTGTTCTCGTAGACGACCGTAATAACCTCGACATTATGCATAGCGCCAGTCTTAATATCGGCGTTCATGCACATTATCCGGTAAGAAAACGTGCACATTATTTAATTGACAGTGGCGACCTCTCGGAAGTCCTGGATATTCTTGCCCTGGCAGGCGTTCATTCTTCGCAGATGCTGTTTAACGGCATGCGGAAACAATTTGCCCGTTCCTGGCATAAGGAAATCCGGAGAAAAATTATCCACATCATGATCGCATGCGTTCCTTTGTTCTCGGGTATTCTGTACTACACAACGATAACGGCACTCTTTGGCCTGTTGGTCATTTACACGATCTCTGAATGCCTGAGAATAAATGGTTACTCTTTACCACTGGTAGGAATTGTCACAAGGTCAAGTATCCGTAAAGAAGAAGAGAGAAGTTTTGCCTTTGGGCCAGTAACCCTGATCCTGGGAGCATCTGCATCCCTGTGTTTCTTCCCCCCTTTTGTTGCCAATATTGCTATCTGGATTGTTGCATTTGCTGATACGCTTGCAACGCTTGCAGGAAGGAAGTTCGGGTTTCGCCGTCTTCCTTATAATAAAAAGAAGAGCCTCGAAGGCACCCTTACAGCACTCGTAGTAGCTTTCTTTTGCGGTTTCTTCTATTTGCCTGCACCTGAGGCTTTACTTACAGCGGTCTTTTCAAGTATAATTGAATCACTGCCGCTGAAGTCACTTGACAATTTATTCATGCCTCTTTGCACGGGAATATTTCTCATGTTGCTTGGATATCCATAATTATGCGCATACTTGGAATCGATTACGGTGAAAAGCGTATTGGTCTGGCATTAAGTGACCCGCTGGGAATTACCGCACAAGGGCTGACAACCATCGAACGCACCCATATCGAAAAAGATTTACAGAAAATATCAGACATTATCCATGAAAAAGGAGTAGAAGAAATTGTCATCGGTTTACCAAAACGTATGGACAATACCCTTGGTGATAAAGCACATGAGGTCATTGCTTTTACCGAACTGTTACAAAAACGAATTAGTATTCCCGTAAAAATGGCAGATGAGAGACTCAGCACCGTAAAAGCAAACAGGGCTATGCTGGAAGGAGACCTCTCAAGAAAAAAACGAAAGGTGCGCATCGATATGATCGCTGCACAGTTAATATTACAGAGTTATCTGGACGGGATAAAGAAATAAGGTAAACCTGTGGAAGGACAACATAGCTGACGCATGGACTTGTTTTTGATGAACGGTGCCTGCCCTTTTATGAACGAAACGGTAATTGGCAGGCGGTGCCTGCCCTACATGTTGTGAGGCGGAACAACGTCATTGCGAGGAGCAAAGCGAAGAAGCCATCTTAATACTATCCATAAAATGACATCTTTCGCAGGAATAAGAGTATACTTAACTGATAAAATCCATGATAAAAACAACTACGAAATACAAAAAACCTGAACTCGTTGCGCCGGGGGGTGATCCCGAAAAGATCAAAACCGCTATAGAGTACGGTGCTGATGCAGTTTATGCAGGCGGGGAAGGCTTTAACCTGCGTATGGGCGCCCCACCAATAACCTTACAGCAAATCAGGGAAGTTACAGACTGGGTTCATGACAGAAACAAAAAAATATATATCACGTTAAATATCTTCGCCCGCAATTACCATATTCGTGGTCTGCGGCCCTACCTGGAAAAACTCTCCGGGATTCCAATTGATGCGGTAATTGTTTCTGACCCAGGAATTCTGCTAACAGTGCGGGAAATCGCTCCGCATATTCCGGTACATCTGAGCACGCAGGCAAATACCACCAATATAAAATCTGTTGAATTTTGGCAACAACAGTGTATAAATAGAATTATACTGGCAAGGGAAATGACGTTGGGAGAAATCGGGGAGATTACTCAGAACTCCACAATCGAAACAGAAGTGTTTGCACACGGTGCTATGTGTATGTCCTATTCCGGACGTTGCCTCCTGAGCAGCTTTATGACCAACCGGCATGCCAATCTTGGTGATTGCTCGCATTCATGCAGGTGGCAATACACACTGAAAGAGGAAAAGCGTCCCCATGAGACATATCCTCTTGTTGAAGATGAAAGCGGGACCTTTATCCTGAGTTCCAGGGACCTTTGCATGATTCAGCATATTCCGGAATTAATCCGTGCAGGTGTTACTGCATGGAAAATAGAAGGACGTATGAAGAGCCAGTATTATGTTGCTGTTGTCACCAGAATATACCGGGAAGCATTGGACCGATTTTTTGCAGACCCTGACGGATATAGCTACGACCCGAGATGGCTGTCTGAACTGAAAAAAGCCAGTCACCGGGAATATGGAACAGGCTTCTTTTTCGGAAATCAGGGATACATGAGTCAAACAACGCATCCGGGGAGTATCACGGTAAAAGAATATGATTATATCGGCACGGTCAATAACGTTCTTTCAGCAGATATCGCCGAGGTAGTAGTAAAAAACAGTATTTCCAGCAATACCTCTGTAGAAATAATGGGAAAACGTTTACATGAAGATTTTCAACAGGTAATATCTGATATGAGAAATGAATATCATGAACCAGTCGAATCTGCTCATGCAGGCCAAAAGGTACTGATAAAAGTTGTACGCCCTGTAGATACCTATTTTATGCTCAGGAAATAGCAATGAAGAAAACCATGAAAAACCTGGCAGGCAGTTTTCTTGTACTCGTTGGCTGTGTTATGATCTTTTTGCCTGGCCCCGGCCTTTTAACAATATTAATGGGGTTGTACCTGATAAATTCTCCGAAAAAAGATTCTCTTATTAAAAGGCTAAAGGGAACAAGATTTTACAATAAATACTTACACAATATTACAACACAAACCAGGTCAGCAAAAACAAAGCTGCGGTTAAAGTTTAAAAGAAGGCAAAAGAGAAATGAAGAGTAAAATACTCCTGTCAATCACCCTCGTTATCTGTGTGACGGGTTGCAGTTCATGGTCCCCTTTTTCAAAAAAGAGATCTTCAGCGAAAGCTGAAGACTCCGCCCTGAAAAGCAGGAAAGGTGTTAAGCATTCGCCTATCCATGAAACAGATACTATCTTTGTGTCTGGAGGGGATATAGACACTTCGTATCAGGTACTGGATACAGTGAGCCTCAGTGAATTCGGTTTCTCAGGTCACGACGTCCTCGCTTATAAAATACGGGAAAAGGCACGTGAGCTTGGAGCTCAGGCAGTAATTAAGGTTACTTATGATACCGGAGCTTCAAAATCGTGGCGCGGATATGGAGAGTTGGGAGGGACCGATTACGGCATACGACATACCTCATGGTGCAAGGGCACGGCGATTATTTTTACGGAACCGCACAACCATTTGGGATTTCTGGTGTGCAATCTTACAAAAGATCATATGGAATGGTTTAACCTAAGAAAAGCCCAGACAGGTGTTCTTGTTACGCATGTACTGCCTGGAAGTACAGCGGCACACACAGGTATTAAGGCAGAAGATCTCATTACACAATGGAACGGTGAAAAGGTTGAAAACAAGAATCATCTGATGCAACTCATACAGGCATCAGCCAATAAAAAAGAAAACCGCCTCACGGTATTGCGTACAGGAGAAACACACCTTCTTACCCTTT is part of the Candidatus Jettenia sp. AMX2 genome and harbors:
- a CDS encoding tetratricopeptide repeat protein, with protein sequence MRISPILPLVLFLTLIHLGCSKGDAPPPNHGIVYTAGHMKDGQHAGEQHGPDDSPDIDLEQISNKLSAMSTIDIFRYALDSQNQGKYAVAMAAYNIVLERDENYPDIYYHQGVLYRDMGMRDEAFSAFQKAVLRNPNSAVAYYNLGYAYRCKGLHSEAVAEYKKALALVPENNARQRASIHYHMGFSYFASGLVDDAIREFSQALAYKPKDKAIHQKLGIAYTAKGWSDKAKIEFSYSDKK
- the hxlB gene encoding 6-phospho-3-hexuloisomerase, with translation MKVVDSKIGIKVTTRIILDEIHSVLEKIDENAYGQFVSSILTAKNIFVTGQGRSGLVSRTFAMRLTHLGLHAYCVGDATTPNIEKGDLLVACSSSGNTHITCYIAGLAKRSCSTIVAVTSQKSSPLAKAADIVVELPVQEVSTNYKNNGSIQFRSTLFEQACLVYLDGIIFSLLKILNSSEQDMHKRHSNLE
- a CDS encoding YggT family protein, with the protein product MGAFLGKIISLYEIALLIRIILSWVPHNPYNQAVQILYKITEPVLSPVRKFIPPFRGIDFSPILVFVALGIVKRMIIHM
- the ruvX gene encoding Holliday junction resolvase RuvX, which encodes MRILGIDYGEKRIGLALSDPLGITAQGLTTIERTHIEKDLQKISDIIHEKGVEEIVIGLPKRMDNTLGDKAHEVIAFTELLQKRISIPVKMADERLSTVKANRAMLEGDLSRKKRKVRIDMIAAQLILQSYLDGIKK
- a CDS encoding U32 family peptidase encodes the protein MIKTTTKYKKPELVAPGGDPEKIKTAIEYGADAVYAGGEGFNLRMGAPPITLQQIREVTDWVHDRNKKIYITLNIFARNYHIRGLRPYLEKLSGIPIDAVIVSDPGILLTVREIAPHIPVHLSTQANTTNIKSVEFWQQQCINRIILAREMTLGEIGEITQNSTIETEVFAHGAMCMSYSGRCLLSSFMTNRHANLGDCSHSCRWQYTLKEEKRPHETYPLVEDESGTFILSSRDLCMIQHIPELIRAGVTAWKIEGRMKSQYYVAVVTRIYREALDRFFADPDGYSYDPRWLSELKKASHREYGTGFFFGNQGYMSQTTHPGSITVKEYDYIGTVNNVLSADIAEVVVKNSISSNTSVEIMGKRLHEDFQQVISDMRNEYHEPVESAHAGQKVLIKVVRPVDTYFMLRK
- a CDS encoding PGPGW domain-containing protein yields the protein MKKTMKNLAGSFLVLVGCVMIFLPGPGLLTILMGLYLINSPKKDSLIKRLKGTRFYNKYLHNITTQTRSAKTKLRLKFKRRQKRNEE
- a CDS encoding tetratricopeptide repeat protein, which gives rise to MKSKILLSITLVICVTGCSSWSPFSKKRSSAKAEDSALKSRKGVKHSPIHETDTIFVSGGDIDTSYQVLDTVSLSEFGFSGHDVLAYKIREKARELGAQAVIKVTYDTGASKSWRGYGELGGTDYGIRHTSWCKGTAIIFTEPHNHLGFLVCNLTKDHMEWFNLRKAQTGVLVTHVLPGSTAAHTGIKAEDLITQWNGEKVENKNHLMQLIQASANKKENRLTVLRTGETHLLTLFTPEKPATRLVASPQTQSPVKERKPAPAREKTTPAKTELYNADLYNEIGDLYLRKGMYDEAIREYQKAIEADPDCALAYFNLSIVYGKKGMSEEADREFEKYKKLRAKRR